The nucleotide window GCGTAAACGCTTATTTTCTGTCTCTTTTTATCAAGCCGCTCGAATTTTACGAAGCCGTCGATCAGGGAGTAAATGGTGTAGTCCTTGCCCAGCCCCACATTTTTCCCCTGATGGAAGACAGTGCCCAATTGCCGCACGATAATGGTTCCGGCCGTTATCTTTTCACCGCCGAACCTCTTTACGCCCCGCCGCTGGGAATTGCTGTCTCTTCCATTCCGGGAGCTTCCCTGTCCTTTTTTATGTGCCATAGCGTCTTCCCCCTAAATGGATATTTCCTTGATTTTCATGCTGGTCAGTTCCTGACGGTGACCAGTTTTTTTGTGATAGCCCTTCCTTTTTTTCATCTTGAAGACGACTATCTTGTCACCCTTTGTCTGACAGACTATTTCGCCGGTCACCCTGGCGCCCTCAACAACGGGCCTGCCGATCCGGATATCATCGTCCTTGCCGACCATGAGAACCTGGTCAAAAACGACCGTATCCCCTTTTGCGCCATTTATCTTCTCAATGGCCACCACGTCTCCTTCAGAGACCCTTTGCTGCTTGCCGCCTGTTTTTATCACTGCATACATGGCTCATATCCCTCTAAAAAAATTTGAACGTGGATGATACCGAAAGGAAGGCACTTTTGTCAAGACAATTTATCAGCTTGCTGCGTGGGCAATAAATTTATCACCCCAGAAAAATTTTCCGATCGTCAGCTCCGGCGAAAGCGGCTGCGCGCACGGCAGTTTTGACAATGCGAAACCGGTGGGATTCCTCGTCGGTGAATCCGAAAAGCGCGGTCAGAAGTTCCGTGGGACGGATTGTGCCCATTGCGCCGGCGTTCGCAGCAAGGTGAATAACCCCTGCGGCTTTATCGAGCGTCATTGCCGCCACGAACTGGCGAATATCTTTGATGTTTTCTTTAGGGGAAGGGGCGCCGGCCTTGGGAGCGTTTCCCCGGTTGACCAGAAAATGCCGCTCCGCCAGAAAGCGCTGCATTGCTTCCTCAATTCGCTCCAGGTTGCCTTCCTCCATTTTATCCGGTAAAACAATCGTATAATTAAACCCCGTTGTCAGTTTGGCAAGGGAATAGTCGTTGGGAAACAGTTCCCGGATTGCCGTCACCCTTACACCCTCCGGAAGGCCGCCGTTGATCAGGTTCGGGAGCTCGGGAAGGGCGATTGCGGGATCATGGATGCGGATGTCGGCCAGCTCGCAATGGCTTTCCATGCCGACCGACGTGGCCGCGGAAAACGAGATCAGCGGATGGGGGTGAAAGCCCTGGGAATAGGCGAAAAAGATGCCGCCCATCATCATCGCCCGGCTGAGCGCAGACGAAAGTTCCAGGTGGGAAAGAAACCGCGCCGCGGCAAGTTTCGTAAAGCGCAGGCGAAAACTTCGCTCCCGCCCGGCAGAAAGCGGCGCTTTTGCGAAGGTGGAAATAAACTGACCGGCCGGAGCGTCCTTGGGGGCGGTAACGACCCGGATGGTTTTATGGTCGCAGACGCCGCAGTTGCTGCACGGGCCGGTGCGGCAGTCCGGCGTTGCCGTTTCTGTCTTGGCTTTTGCGGCTTCGGCAAGGAGGAATTCACGGCTTACGCCGCAGTCGATAATTCCCCAGGGCAGTTTTTCGTCAGTGGACCGTTCCCGCAGATAAGAAGCGGCGTCGATTCCTGTCCGGCGCAGGGCCTCCTCCCACAAATCAAAACGGAGCTTGTCACCCCAGCCGTCGAACCGGCAGCCAAGCCGGTACGCCTGTTCGATCAGCGCCCCGGTTTCCGCTCCCGCGCGGGAAAAAATGCCTTCGAGCTGGCTCATCCGGGCATCGTGCCATTTGACGCTGATACTGCGGTTTTTGAGACGCTGTTTGAAGAAATCCTGCCTTTCGTTTATTTCCTCGATCCCGATCTGGCGCTCCCACTGGAAAGGGGTGTGCGGTTTCGGGACAAAGCTTGAGAGGCTCACCGTGACCTGTCCCCGGTTTTTTGCCGTCCGCAGCACCTTGTGGGCAAGCTCGATGATGCCTTCGAGATCCTCCTGACGTTCCCCGGGAAGGCCCAGCATGAAGTAGAGTTTCACCCCCCGCCAGCCGGCCGCAAATACCCGCTCTGTCGTTGTCAGCAGCGCCTCCTCGGTGTTCCCCTTGTTGATTGCATCCCGCAGCCGCTGGGTGCCCGCTTCCGGGGCGAGGGTAAAGCTGGTTTTCCGGACCCGCTTGATATCCTCGATTAGCCGGGGGGTGATTGTCTCAGCGCGCAGCGAGGGCAGGGCCATCGCGATGCGCTGGGGATAATAACGGTCCATCAGTGTCGCCAGCAGCGATTCGATGTGGGAATAGTCTCCGGAACTGAGCGAGAGCAGTGATATTTCGTTATGACCGGTCGCTTTCAGCATCCCTTCGGCCATTTCCTCGAGTACGAAGGGCGTTCTTTCCCGAACCGGACGCCATACCATTCCCGCCTGGCAAAAGCGGCAGCCCCGGGTACAGCCCCGGGCGATCTCCAGGCTTATCCGGTCGTGAATAGTCTTCATCAGCGGCACGATGGGGGCAAGCGGTTCGCGCCATCTGCCGGGATCGGCGATTATCCGCTTTTTTATCCGTTCGTTTTCCTGATGGACGGATGGAACGTAGATTCCCGGGATGGCGGCCAGAGCCGCCAGTTGTTCCTCCCTTTTTCCGCCGCGACTTCGCACCTCCCGTACCGCAAGCGCTATTTCCGAGATGACCTCCTCTCCCTCGCCGATGACAAAAAGGTCGATAAAATCGGTAAGCGGGGCAGGGTTGAACGCCGCGGGGCCGCCGGCGACTATCAGCGGGTGCGTGTCTCCCCGTTCTCCCCGCTTCAGGGGGATCCCTCCCAGATCGAGCATCATCAGGATATTCGTATAGGAGAGCTCGTACTGGAGGGAAAAGCCGACGATGTCGAAGGCAAAAAGCGGGCGGCGTGATTCCAGCGAGCAGAGGGGAAGTCCGTTCTGGCGGAGTTTTTCCTCCATGTCCGGCCAGGGGGCGTAACAGCGTTCGCAGAGGACATCCGGCATCCGGTTGAGAATCCCGTACAGTATTTGGAGCCCGAGATGCGACATCCCGATTTCGTAAACGTCCGGGAAGGCAAGGGCGAAACTGAGACGTCCTGCCGGATCCTTGCGGACGGCGTTCAATTCGCCTCCCTTGTAGCGGCTCGGTTTTTCGACGGAAAGAAGGAGGTCGTCAAGATTAATTGCTGGAAAATTGGTCATTTACTTCCTTTTCTTGCAGAAAGTCTGCATAAAAGCGGTTCGTTATTTTGGCTGCGTTCAGTAACATTTTAGCAACAGGACTGCAATCAGGTTTATTTTTTATGTTTTTTATTGACAGTCTTTACGGTGTCGTTTAGTGTTCCAAAAGAGCTTTTTTGCGGGAGTGGGCGACCATTCTTCCGGTTTGGTTCCATCCCCTTGAGCAAACGCCATGTTGGGGGCAAGAAAAGCTAAGGTTGAAAATGAACCATGGTATCGGGCAAACACTGCAAAGCCGTGCGAAAGATGGCAAGGGGGGGCTGTAGTGAAAGAATCGGCGACCGAGGTGCTCTTGCCGAAAGAGGAAATTATGGGCCGGGTAGCAGAATTGGCGGCCGCCATAACCCGAGATTATCAGGGGAAGAATCTGCTCGTAGTCGGCGTTCTCAAAGGCGCCTTCATTTTTATGGCTGATCTGCTCCGCATGATCCAGGTTCCCAGTGCCGTTGATTTTGTCCGGATTGCGAGTTACGGAAGAAATCAGGAAAGTTCGGGACGGATAGTGCTGGGCAAGGATGTCGAGACGCCGGTTGCGGGGCGCGATCTGCTGATTGTGGAGGATATATTGGATACGGGCTTCACCCTTTCTTCCCTTGTTGATATTATGAAGCAACGGCAGCCGGCGTCGCTGAAGGTCTGTGTCCTGCTCGACAAGCCGTCCCGAAGGCGCGTGCCCTTTACTGCCGATTACGTCGGCTTTTCCATTCCTGATGAGTTTGTTGTCGGGTACGGGCTTGATTATGACGAAAAATATCGTTATTTTCCTGAAGTACGCGTATTAAGGGAAAATTAAATAAGCGAAGCTGAATGTTTATAAATTGCCTGAATGTAAGGAGGGGCTATGATTATTCAGTGCCCGAAGTGTGAAACCCAGTACAGATTTGATGATTCTTTGCTTGCGAGCGACGGCGTCTGGGTGCGCTGCAGCCGCTGCCAGAATGTTTTTTTCCAGCCGCAACCGTCCAACCACCGCCTGGGGGAGTCGGACGAGATTGCTTCGGTCAGAATCAGCGATGCCAAGAGGGCGCCCGATGATCGTTTTCCTCCGGGCAACGGAACCATGGGCAATACAGACGAGAAAATCACGCAGGCGCCGCCGCTTCCCGGGCAGCCTTTAGCGGAAAGTGAGCCGGTGATCGATGTTAAAAGCGACCCCTTGGCGGGCTTCCCTGATCACGATATAAAGCCTGAGGATTTGTCGCTCCTTGGTCAGGTGAATGAAACAGAGGAGGAGCTCCGGGAGAAGGTTGCCAAACCGCAGCAACGACCCAAAAAGCGGCGACGCTGGGGAAGAATCATCCTGGCGCTGATTGCGCTCCTTTTATTCATCGCGATTGTCGCAGGCGCCGTTGTTTTGTTCGTCTCTCCTGAGATCAGACGTGAAGCGCTGCAGGAGGCTGCTCCCTATCTCAAGGGTATTCCCGTTTTGGAAAACCTTGTTCCGGTAGAGAAGACTGATACAAGGGCGCCGTTTGAATCCTTGCTGGTAAAGGATCTGCGCCAGCGTACCGTCACGAACATCATCACGGGCAGTCTCCATGTTATTGAGGGGGTTGTCGTGAATCAGGCCGCCTATCCGGTTTCCGGAATAAAAGTGCGCCTGGTCGTTGTCGACCCCTATGATGTTGTCCTCGGGCAAAAGATAGTCTATTGCGGCAATACTCTGACGGACGAGGAACTGGGGGCAATGACGGAGGCAGAGATTCAGCGGGAGCTGTCGATTCCCCAGGGAAGCGACTTTTCCGGCGAGCGGGTTTTGCCGAACGGTGAAATCCCCTTCATGATTGTCTTCATGCAGGAGCAAACCGGGGCGCTCAAGACGTCCGTTACCATCGCGGGCGCAGAGCGAGCCTTATGATTTTGACGCGCTCTGCATAGATTTTCATCATGTTACAGGGAAAAGAGGAAGGAAGCATGAAAAAAAAGATATTGATCACGCGGGAGGTATTCGCGGAGGCGCTGGATTTGCTGGCGGCTCATTTCGAGGTTGAGGCC belongs to Syntrophobacterales bacterium and includes:
- the rpmA gene encoding 50S ribosomal protein L27 produces the protein MAHKKGQGSSRNGRDSNSQRRGVKRFGGEKITAGTIIVRQLGTVFHQGKNVGLGKDYTIYSLIDGFVKFERLDKKRQKISVYADA
- the rplU gene encoding 50S ribosomal protein L21; the encoded protein is MYAVIKTGGKQQRVSEGDVVAIEKINGAKGDTVVFDQVLMVGKDDDIRIGRPVVEGARVTGEIVCQTKGDKIVVFKMKKRKGYHKKTGHRQELTSMKIKEISI
- a CDS encoding TIGR03960 family B12-binding radical SAM protein translates to MTNFPAINLDDLLLSVEKPSRYKGGELNAVRKDPAGRLSFALAFPDVYEIGMSHLGLQILYGILNRMPDVLCERCYAPWPDMEEKLRQNGLPLCSLESRRPLFAFDIVGFSLQYELSYTNILMMLDLGGIPLKRGERGDTHPLIVAGGPAAFNPAPLTDFIDLFVIGEGEEVISEIALAVREVRSRGGKREEQLAALAAIPGIYVPSVHQENERIKKRIIADPGRWREPLAPIVPLMKTIHDRISLEIARGCTRGCRFCQAGMVWRPVRERTPFVLEEMAEGMLKATGHNEISLLSLSSGDYSHIESLLATLMDRYYPQRIAMALPSLRAETITPRLIEDIKRVRKTSFTLAPEAGTQRLRDAINKGNTEEALLTTTERVFAAGWRGVKLYFMLGLPGERQEDLEGIIELAHKVLRTAKNRGQVTVSLSSFVPKPHTPFQWERQIGIEEINERQDFFKQRLKNRSISVKWHDARMSQLEGIFSRAGAETGALIEQAYRLGCRFDGWGDKLRFDLWEEALRRTGIDAASYLRERSTDEKLPWGIIDCGVSREFLLAEAAKAKTETATPDCRTGPCSNCGVCDHKTIRVVTAPKDAPAGQFISTFAKAPLSAGRERSFRLRFTKLAAARFLSHLELSSALSRAMMMGGIFFAYSQGFHPHPLISFSAATSVGMESHCELADIRIHDPAIALPELPNLINGGLPEGVRVTAIRELFPNDYSLAKLTTGFNYTIVLPDKMEEGNLERIEEAMQRFLAERHFLVNRGNAPKAGAPSPKENIKDIRQFVAAMTLDKAAGVIHLAANAGAMGTIRPTELLTALFGFTDEESHRFRIVKTAVRAAAFAGADDRKIFLG
- the hpt gene encoding hypoxanthine phosphoribosyltransferase, with translation MLGARKAKVENEPWYRANTAKPCERWQGGAVVKESATEVLLPKEEIMGRVAELAAAITRDYQGKNLLVVGVLKGAFIFMADLLRMIQVPSAVDFVRIASYGRNQESSGRIVLGKDVETPVAGRDLLIVEDILDTGFTLSSLVDIMKQRQPASLKVCVLLDKPSRRRVPFTADYVGFSIPDEFVVGYGLDYDEKYRYFPEVRVLREN
- a CDS encoding zinc-ribbon domain-containing protein, translated to MIIQCPKCETQYRFDDSLLASDGVWVRCSRCQNVFFQPQPSNHRLGESDEIASVRISDAKRAPDDRFPPGNGTMGNTDEKITQAPPLPGQPLAESEPVIDVKSDPLAGFPDHDIKPEDLSLLGQVNETEEELREKVAKPQQRPKKRRRWGRIILALIALLLFIAIVAGAVVLFVSPEIRREALQEAAPYLKGIPVLENLVPVEKTDTRAPFESLLVKDLRQRTVTNIITGSLHVIEGVVVNQAAYPVSGIKVRLVVVDPYDVVLGQKIVYCGNTLTDEELGAMTEAEIQRELSIPQGSDFSGERVLPNGEIPFMIVFMQEQTGALKTSVTIAGAERAL